ACTCGGCCTGCCGGAACATATTCTGCCCTGGTTCCCGCTGGTGACCATTGCTCCGCGCTTCACTTATTACAGTAGCCACCGTTTCCTGCCCGGGCTGCGGGAACGGCTGCAGCAACGCGGCCGTGCCTTCCAGAGAGCGGCGGTGGGCACGTTGCGAGAAACCTGATCAAGGGCGTTGTCCCAATCCGACTTGACACGGCACACTGTGGCTCTTATCGGACATCAATCGGGAGAGCCGCATGACAACAAGAACCTTTCTGATTACCGGTGCCAGCAAGGGCATCGGCCGTGCCCTGGCGCAGCGGCTGGCCGCCGCCGGCCATGGCGTGGTGGGCCTGGCCCGGAGCGCCGGCCAGGGTGACTTCCCTGGCACTTTGATTTCCGCGGACCTGAGCGACCGCGCCAACACCGAGCAGGTGCTGGCGGATCTGGCCAGCCGCTTTGACTTCGACGGCGTGGTCAACAATGTCGGTGCGGTGCGCCCGCAGCCGTTGGGCGAGATCGATCTGGACACCTTCGACAGCGTGCTGGCGCTGAACCTGCACCCGACCATCCAGGCCACCCAGGCGGTGTTGCCGGGGATGCGTCAGCGCGGCTGGGGGCGTGTGGTCAATATCTCCAGCCTGACCGTGCTGGGCATGCAAGGCCGCACCGCCTACGCCTCCGCCAAATCCGCCCTGGTCAACTTCACCCGCACCTGGGCCCTGGAACTGGCGAAAACCGGCATCACCGTCAACTCGGTGGCGCCCGGTCCTACGGAAACCGAGCTGTTCCGCGAAAACAACCCGCCCGGAAGTGAAGGCGAAGCGCGCTATCTGTCCGGTGTCCCCATGGACCGGTTCGGCCAGCCGGACGAAATCGCCGCCGCCATCGAGTTCCTGCTCGGCGAGCATAGTGGCTACATTACCGGCCAGACCCTGTTCGTGGACGGCGCCTCCTCGGTGGGGCGGGCGGCGTTTTCCTGACGATTACCGCCACGGCGTCAGCCGGGATAGGAGGCAGGAGGCCTCCTAGCCGAAGTTGCAGCAGCGGAAAAACTGGCTGCCTGCCATGGAGGACATGGCCTCCGGCAGCGGGAGGTTGGTGACCCGGCAAAGGCCGGCGGCATCGGAAACCACCCACTTGCGGCCCCGGCCGCTGATCATGTCGCTTTCCCGGAAGCGGGCCAGCAATCTGGAAAGTGTCTCCGGGGACATGTTCAGTTGCTTCGCCAGTACCTTGACGCTGACCGGCAGGGTCAGCCAGTGGCTTTTCTGCTCCTGGATCAGAGCGAGCAGGTACATCACCAGACGTTGGCCGGCATTGGCCACGGTCAGCTGATCAAAGCGGTTGACCGCCTGATACAACCGGCCCGACATTTGCTCAAGCAGATACAGGGCGAAGCGGGAATCATTGGCGGCCAATTCGGTCAGGCCCTCTTTGTGTAATCGGTAAAGATCACAGTCGCTCTCCGCCTGGGCGGAGAGCGGATAGACGCAGGGTTTGGAAAACATGGCGGTTTCCGCGATCAAATCCCCTTCCCCCAAGACCTGATAGACCTTGTCCTCACCGTCCAGACCGGCGCGGTAGAGACGCACGATGCCGGACGTCAGCAGGAAGAACGAACGTGCCTCGTCCCCCGACTCGAATAAATGGGCTCCACAGGGCACCGATATGGAATGCGCGCCCTTCGCGATGATCCGCAAAGCCGATGATGTCATCCCGGAAAACAGAGCGGTTTTGTTCAGCGCTTCGATAACGGACACGACCCACCCCATCGAACTGATAAAAGTCATTTTTGTTTGAGAATCATTATCAGATGATAAGCGCTCCTGTATTCAGGAGCAAGGAACGACCTTTCATCATCGGAGAAATGCCATGAAACCGCTTCTTAGCATTGCCACGATTCTGGGGATCTTCACGCTGCAGCTGGGCACCGGCGCGATGGCCGGAACGCCCGGTTTGACCGGGGCTTATTACGGCGACTACCTGATCCAGGTCAGGACCACGGACGACAACACCATTCGTGCCACCGGCGTGGCCTACTACGACTGGGACTGGGACTTCGATAACGCGGAAATGACCATCACCAACGGTCAGGTGAACGCCAGCTTTCTGGGTATCTCGGGCATTTTCAATTACGCGCTGACCGATACCAGTGCCGGGACCACCACGATTCCGTTTACCGACAACGGCGACGGTACCTATTCGTTCAATTACAACTTCAAGGTGTTCAACCCGTTGTTTGGTAACCCCGGCAAGGATACCGAGATCACCCTGGAGATCACCGACAGCGGCGGTGTCCTGATCATCGATACCATCGACTCCGATGGTGACGGGGTCATCGGGCACAACCTGCCTGCATCGCCGTTCCCGGCCAATCTGTCCATTGAACTGACCGGCTCCGCTTACTGAAAGGGAACCGGCGAGCGCGGGCATGCGGGTGCATGCCCGCCACGGCAAACATCAGGATCGCTGCAATGAAAGCCAACACCAGATTGAAAAAAGTGGCGCATTACGCCGTCGTTTTTATCGGAATACAGAGCGGTATTTGCCTGGCCGGGACCGCCGATCTCGGCGGCACCTACATCGGCCGCTATACCCTGCATATGAACAGTCCTATTACCTTGCCGGCGGAGATCCCGCGGGCTCCAATCAACCAGTTGCTGACCAGTCCGTATGACAACACTACCCAGTACAACCGGTTGGGAGGCAGCCGTTCCACGCAGTATTGGCAGTGGGACTTCGATAACAACACGGTAACCCTCGGTGGAGGATGGATATACGCCTTGCAGACGGCCTCTCCCCCGTTTCAGCTGTTCAGCCCGGACCGGGAACGAATCGATGGACAGCTCTTTCCGGAACAGACACCCGATCTTTCCGAAGTGACCGGCACCTTCGTGGACAATGGTGACGGCACTTACACGGCGCAGTTCGCCTTGCAGATCTTCCTCGATTTCGCGGGCTACCCTCTTGGTGTGATCACCACGGATTTCGAGATACGGGAAGCCGATGATGGCACCCTCTCGATCACTACTCTGGATGGTCCTGATGGGGACATGATTCCGGGCCGCTGGTTACCCGCCATGTTCGAAGGGCAACCCAACGCGGTGTTTCCTTTCCGCGTGTCCCCTCAATTTGAAAGCGCGGTGATGTATCCGGACGCTGGCACGGACAGCAACAGCGACGGCGTTACCGATGCCCAGGCACTGGCCTATGGCGTTACCGCTGATACCGTTCTGGACGTCGCCAGACGCGGCGACATCGTCACCATGCCGATCGATGCCGACAACGATGGCGTGCCCGACCTGATCGAAGGCGTCAAAGGCGTGGGAGACGATTCCATGGCCGCCGGTATACGGCTTCTCGACGGGCGCTTGGTGACATTGATCAACAGTAGGGGGAATCGCTTCCAACTGGGCAATGCGGTTACCGGCATCGACACCCGTTATTTTGAATCCAGCTCGGTGGGCGAGTCTTTACCCCAAGTTACCGGAGACGGCGCGGAACTGAGCTACCGTCTGGGGCAGATTCAGTTCAGCACCACCGCGAAGGACACCGATTGGGACAGATGGAACAAGGAATTCATCGAGCCGTACGCGGGGGAATATCTCTCCGCCAAGAAAGACTGGCTGTTTCGCAAGGCCGACTACGAGGCGTATCGGGACAGTCTCGGGGATGAACCGACCGAGCAACAGCGGACGCTGCTGGCCCGCAAGAAAGCACTGATGGACACCCACGCCGCCACAATGGAACAGGCCTGGCCGGCCTTCGAAGCCGGAATCAGCGCGTGGCGTACGCAGGGAACCGAACTGTTCGGCGAGATCTTCGAAACCGGCTTCGAAGAGTATCTCGACGATGCCGGCATCGTCGATTACATCAGGCTGGGCGAAGAACTGTCCGACGGTACCGTGGTTTACCGCCTGCTTCCCGATGCTCCGCCGATGCGGCTGGAATTTACCGGGGGCATTCCGGAAGGGCTCCGGTTGTTTACCGTGCGGCGCGTTCTCAACAGCACCTCTGAGGTGATCAACGGGGAGGAGATGCTGGCGCCCACCATCTGGGCCAGCGTGGCCGCCGAAGTGCCGCTTACCCGAGTCGATGAACAGACTGTCGAGTTCACGGTTTCCACTCATATGTTCGCGCCCATTGATGAAGATCAGGACATTACCGTTTTGCCGGACGAATACCCCTACGAAGATGGCGGGCGGCTGGTCAATCTGGTGCTTGCCACTACCGAGCCGGCCGATTCCGGCGGGGAAACGGACGGTGGTAATACCGATGACGGTGATGATGGCGGCGGAACCGATGGTGGCGGCTCCGGCTCCGGGGGCGGCGGCACCCTTCCCCTGGGATTGTTGGGCCTGATTTCGCTCTTGCTCATCCGTCGAAAGAGGTAGGAGCGCCGACGCCTTGGGGCACCTGGTGCCCCTTTCCACCATGACAAATATCATTGAGGCTCAGGGGGTTCGTGAGCAATGATTCGATTTCCTGACCGGTTAACGAGAGAGCATTCAATTGGAATACGGAGTGTTGATCACCCTGCACCTGTTCTGCGCGATCCTCTTTATCGGCATCGTGGCGTTCGAGGTGATCTTTCTGGAGAACCTCCGCCGGTATCTGCCCGCGGGCATGATGACGCTGGTGGAGGAGGGCATTCACCGAAGAGCGCGAAAGATCATGCCCTATGTGGTGGGGCTGCTCTTCCTCACCGGGATCGGGTTACTGGTGAGGGTGTATTGGGCAGGCTGGTATCCGCCATTCTCCAGTGTTTTTTCCACGCTTTTAACCGTGAAGATCGTGCTCGCGCTGAGCGTCCTGGTGCATTTCATTACCGCCATCCGGGCGGCTGGTTGCGGGAATATGAACTCCCGGCGCTTCAAGATTACCCACTACAGTGTGTTCATCCATATGGTGCTGATTGTGGTGTTGGCCAAGGCCATGTTCTACCTGGCCTGACCGATCCGTCCTCTTCTCCGTGGGAGGTGGGGTGATGATCAGGCGTTGTTTGTCGTGTTGCCTGCTCATCGCCACCACCGCTCTGGCGGCGGAGCCCAACCGCCTGGACCCGGTGACGGTCGAAGCCGGCAACGAAGCGGTACATGAAAAGCGGGAGCTGCAACGCCGGCTCGATGACGTGCCCGGCGCGACCAATCTGATCGATCCCGAAGAGAAGGAGGGCAGCCAGGCTACCCTGGCCAGGGTGCTGGATTTCGAGCCGGGGATCATCATTCAGGAGTTCTTCGGCGGCAATGATCAGCCCAGACTGAATATCCGTGGATCAGGCATTCAGGATAATCCGGTCAGCCGTGGCGTGCAGATTCTTTATGATGGTCTGCCAATCAACCAGGCGGACGGCTCTTTCATTATCGGTTTGATCGACCCCGAGCAGACCAGCCTGGTCTCCGTATACAGAGGTGCCAATGCGCTCCGTTACGGGGGTACCACTCTGGGTGGCGCCATTGATTTCAATATGCGCACGGCGCGAAACAGTTCGTCCTCGGTCTCTCTGGAAGGGGGCTCCTGGAACACCTGGCGGGGCAGTGTCGCTCTGGCCGAGAAAGGCGAGAGATGGGATGGCTATATACGGGCCGGCTATCAGGCGTCCGACGGTTGGCGAAGCCATAGCGGTGCGCAAAGAAACACTTTCGTTGCCAACGTCGGATACCGGGGCGGGAACTGGATCAACCGGACCTACCTGAATGTGGCGGACAACCGCTTCGATATTCCCTTTCTTCTGACCAAGGAAAGAGCCTTGTCCGATCCGGATTCGGTGATGGGGGACTACGCCGATCCGGACAATAAAAGCACAGAGGATTTTCTCAACGTCCGGGTGCGCCAGCCGGAACGGGAAACCCGGCAGACCAGACTGGCCAACAAAACCACCTGGTACACGGAACGGGCTTCCCACAGCCTGGGGGTGTATGGCGAATCGATACGGGACCGGTTCAAGAATCCGGCCTGGCAAGCCAATACCGAGGCGAGCAATTTCGGTCTGGATTACGGGACGGAGGTGTTTGTTCCCAATACGGACGGAACCGAGACTCGCTATCAGGTGTTCC
This sequence is a window from Alloalcanivorax dieselolei B5. Protein-coding genes within it:
- a CDS encoding SDR family oxidoreductase encodes the protein MTTRTFLITGASKGIGRALAQRLAAAGHGVVGLARSAGQGDFPGTLISADLSDRANTEQVLADLASRFDFDGVVNNVGAVRPQPLGEIDLDTFDSVLALNLHPTIQATQAVLPGMRQRGWGRVVNISSLTVLGMQGRTAYASAKSALVNFTRTWALELAKTGITVNSVAPGPTETELFRENNPPGSEGEARYLSGVPMDRFGQPDEIAAAIEFLLGEHSGYITGQTLFVDGASSVGRAAFS
- a CDS encoding Crp/Fnr family transcriptional regulator, whose amino-acid sequence is MSVIEALNKTALFSGMTSSALRIIAKGAHSISVPCGAHLFESGDEARSFFLLTSGIVRLYRAGLDGEDKVYQVLGEGDLIAETAMFSKPCVYPLSAQAESDCDLYRLHKEGLTELAANDSRFALYLLEQMSGRLYQAVNRFDQLTVANAGQRLVMYLLALIQEQKSHWLTLPVSVKVLAKQLNMSPETLSRLLARFRESDMISGRGRKWVVSDAAGLCRVTNLPLPEAMSSMAGSQFFRCCNFG
- a CDS encoding CopD family copper resistance protein — protein: MLITLHLFCAILFIGIVAFEVIFLENLRRYLPAGMMTLVEEGIHRRARKIMPYVVGLLFLTGIGLLVRVYWAGWYPPFSSVFSTLLTVKIVLALSVLVHFITAIRAAGCGNMNSRRFKITHYSVFIHMVLIVVLAKAMFYLA
- a CDS encoding TonB-dependent receptor family protein — its product is MIRRCLSCCLLIATTALAAEPNRLDPVTVEAGNEAVHEKRELQRRLDDVPGATNLIDPEEKEGSQATLARVLDFEPGIIIQEFFGGNDQPRLNIRGSGIQDNPVSRGVQILYDGLPINQADGSFIIGLIDPEQTSLVSVYRGANALRYGGTTLGGAIDFNMRTARNSSSSVSLEGGSWNTWRGSVALAEKGERWDGYIRAGYQASDGWRSHSGAQRNTFVANVGYRGGNWINRTYLNVADNRFDIPFLLTKERALSDPDSVMGDYADPDNKSTEDFLNVRVRQPERETRQTRLANKTTWYTERASHSLGVYGESIRDRFKNPAWQANTEASNFGLDYGTEVFVPNTDGTETRYQVFLSANSGAMPREYYLVHPDDGSLERRFADLDLRASNVVGGAQVNYPLSRRWQAVAAFQYAWHQRNVDDERAPGLLDSELTYRALNPKLGLIYSPSAGTHYYANVSRSSEAPTFWQLVDLGPGSVPASPASLYLMTKPLEMQMANTFEVGTRRIAGSFAWEGAYFYSRVKDELIAEVQNFAIDGTTVNYDHDTVHQGVELAMSARSGRGLLRSGDWFSVRGVYNYSDFRFHGGRYDGKRIAGIPVHLVTAELGYHWSRRLGLTLSARWQPQDTHVDHYNAGLKQDSYLLLGAALSYRPTPSWEWFLDLRNLTNETWQTAYVVRGLSAEDPESSLTAPTFVPGAEFHGYAGVTYRW